The Nocardioides campestrisoli genome includes a window with the following:
- the purS gene encoding phosphoribosylformylglycinamidine synthase subunit PurS, whose translation MATVVVDVMPKPEILDPQGKAVLGALPRLGFDGVTDVRQGKRFELTVEGEITDEVLAEVRKMAETILSNPVIEDFEVHVESRSVAEVAAGEGR comes from the coding sequence GTGGCCACAGTCGTCGTCGACGTCATGCCCAAGCCCGAGATCCTCGACCCGCAGGGGAAGGCCGTCCTCGGCGCACTCCCGCGGCTCGGGTTCGACGGCGTCACCGACGTGCGGCAGGGCAAGCGCTTCGAGCTGACCGTCGAGGGCGAGATCACCGACGAGGTGCTCGCCGAGGTCCGCAAGATGGCCGAGACGATCCTCTCCAACCCGGTGATCGAGGACTTCGAGGTCCACGTCGAGAGCCGCTCGGTGGCCGAGGTCGCCGCAGGGGAGGGCCGGTGA